A genomic window from Motacilla alba alba isolate MOTALB_02 chromosome 6, Motacilla_alba_V1.0_pri, whole genome shotgun sequence includes:
- the RPP30 gene encoding ribonuclease P protein subunit p30: MAGFADLNLPQGTDRKSLQSLLETAAHLGYSAVALNHVIDFKEKKQEISKPVSPSELFPSLPIVQGTSKRIKVLTRLTLVVSDPSHCNLLRSTSANIRLYDIIAVFPKTEKLFHIACTTLDVDLVCINVTEKLPFYFRRPPVNMAIDRGIYFELLYTPAIKDSTMRRYTISNAISLMQICKGKNIVISSAAERPLELRGPYDVANLGLLFGLSEGEAKAAVSTNCRATMLHGETRKSACGVVYTVKKPRKVEEEETAVPACKKAKTQA, translated from the exons ATGGCCGGCTTCGCCGACCTGAACCTGCCGCAGGGAACGGATAGGAagtccctgcagagcctgctggaGACCGCGGCGCACC TGGGATATTCTGCAGTTGCACTCAATCATGTCATCgactttaaagaaaagaaacag GAAATTAGCAAGCCAGTATCCCCTTCAGAGCTGTTTCCATCTTTACCTATTGTACAA GGTACATCTAAAAGAATAAAAGTCTTGACCCGGCTAACACTTGTTGTTTCTGATCCTTCCCACTGTAATCTCTTG AGATCAACATCTGCAAACATAAGGTTATATGACATCATAGCAGTATTTCCAAAAACTGAGAAACTGTTCCAT ATTGCTTGCACAACACTAGATGTGGATCTGGTCTGCATAAATGTAACAGAAAAGCTGCCATTCTACTTCAGAAGGCCCCCTGTGAATATG GCAATAGATCGAGGCATTTACTTTGAACTTCTTTACACGCCTGCCATCAAAGACTCTACTATGAGAAGATACACAATTTCAAATGCCATCAGCCTGATGCAGATCTGCAAAGGAAAG AACATAGTTATATCTAGTGCAGCTGAAAGG ccTCTAGAGCTCCGAGGTCCTTATGATGTGGCTAATCT AGGTTTGCTGTTTGGCCTGTCAGAAGGCGAAGCAAAGGCAGCTGTGTCCACCAACTGCAGAGCCACCATGCTGCATGGAG AAACTCGAAAGAGTGCCTGTGGCGTGGTGTACACGGTGAAGAAGCCTCGCAAGGttgaagaggaagaaacagcagtgccagcctgcaAAAAAGCTAAGACTCAAGCTTGA